From Astyanax mexicanus isolate ESR-SI-001 chromosome 13, AstMex3_surface, whole genome shotgun sequence, the proteins below share one genomic window:
- the LOC107196937 gene encoding cytochrome P450 2B4 has protein sequence MESVLRYLDWMSVGLALLGGLLSLVLLEIFRLNSSRRRFPPGPKPLPFVGNTMQLLKDPMDLVRPMETYGEMSCLYLSGRPMIVLNKMEIVKEAFVHNGSVFSGRPRVPIIDWITEGLGIIMVTYGNAWRQQRRFALHTLRDFGLGKKSVEERVAEEARYLVEEMLKHEGKAFFPIHPIMNSVSNIICSIVFGDRYDYEDERFAQLLKFVTENIRFAGSMIGQVFNLVPFIKHFPGPHQEVLRNANSLKGFIREVVEEHRKTLDPENLRDFIDAYLVEMTKQEAMEESTFHEENMMISTADLFLAGTDTTATTLRWGIIYMMDHPDVQERCHEEIVQVLGFDRSPCMDDRAQLPYTHATVHEILRCSNIVPLGVGHETTQPTQLHGYHIPAGTQVVANFTAIMSNRNHWKYPDVFNPENFLDEKGQFCKNEFFLPFSMGPRVCLGESLARTELFIFFSSLIQRLKFSWPPGEPRPNMNGALGLVRSPFPYNTICSSRETTH, from the exons ATGGAGTCTGTGCTGAGATATCTGGACTGGATGTCTGTGGGCTTGGCCCTGCTGGGTGGTCTTCTCTCTCTGGTTCTGCTGGAGATTTtcaggttaaactcctccaggaGACGCTTCCCACCCGGACCCAAACCTCTGCCATTTGTGGGAAACACCATGCAGCTATTAAAGGACCCAATGGACCTCGTCAGACCG ATGGAGACCTATGGTGAGATGTCCTGTCTGTACCTGAGTGGGAGACCTATGATAGTGCTGAATAAGATGGAGATTGTAAAGGAGGCTTTCGTTCATAATGGGTCTGTGTTTTCTGGAAGACCAAGAGTGCCAATAATAGACTGGATCACTGAGGGTTTGG GTATCATAATGGTCACTTATGGTAATGCTTGGAGACAGCAGCGGCGGTTTGCTCTACACACTCTGCGTGATTTTGGTCTGGGGAAGAAAAGCGTGGAGGAGCGCGTGGCTGAGGAGGCACGATACCTTGTTGAAGAGATGCTAAAGCATGAAG GGAAGGCTTTTTTTCCTATCCATCCTATTATGAACTCGGTCTCCAACATCATCTGCTCCATCGTCTTTGGAGACCGCTATGATTATGAAGACGAGCGCTTCGCTCAACTGCTGAAATTCGTAACTGAGAACATTCGGTTTGCTGGATCAATGATAGGACAG GTCTTCAACTTGGTTCCCTTTATAAAACACTTTCCGGGGCCTCACCAGGAGGTCTTGAGAAATGCCAATTCTCTGAAAGGCTTCATTCGTGAGGTTGTAGAGGAACACAGGAAGACTCTGGACCCAGAAAACCTGCGGGACTTCATTGATGCCTACCTGGTGGAGATGACCAAG CAAGAGGCAATGGAAGAATCTACATTCCATGAAGAGAACATGATGATATCCACCGCTGACCTTTTTCTCGCCGGGACCGACACCACAGCTACCACTCTTAGATGGGGCATCATTTACATGATGGACCACCCTGATGTGCAAG AGCGCTGTCACGAGGAGATAGTTCAGGTGCTGGGTTTTGACCGCTCTCCCTGCATGGATGATCGTGCACAGCTCCCCTACACTCACGCCACTGTTCACGAGATCCTGCGCTGTTCCAACATCGTTCCTCTTGGCGTAGGCCATGAGACCACACAACCAACACAGCTGCATGGATACCACATCCCAGCG GGAACACAGGTTGTGGCCAATTTTACAGCCATCATGAGTAATAGAAACCACTGGAAGTATCCAGATGTGTTTAACCCGGAGAACTTCCTAGATGAGAAAGGACAGTTCTGTAAAAATGAATTCTTCCTGCCATTTTCTATGG GTCCGAGGGTGTGTCTGGGTGAGAGTCTGGCGAGGACAGAGCTCTttatcttcttctcctctctgaTCCAGCGGCTGAAGTTCTCATGGCCTCCTGGAGAACCACGTCCAAACATGAACGGCGCCTTGGGCTTGGTCCGCTCTCCCTTCCCCTATAATACAATCTGCAGCAGCAGGGAGACAACCCACTGA
- the LOC125780536 gene encoding cytochrome P450 2B4-like, whose protein sequence is MESVLRYLDWTSVGLALLGGLLSLVLLEIFRLNSSRRRFPPGPKPLPFVGNLMQLFQNPMDLVRSMETYGEMSCLYLGGRPIIVLNKMEIVKEAFVHNGSVFSGRPHVPIMDWITEGLGIVMAPYGNAWKQQRRFALHTLRDFGLGKKSVEERVAEEARYLVEEMLKHEGKAFFPIHPIMNSVSNIICSIVFGDRFDYEDKRFAHLLKLINENIWLAGSMVAQVFNLVPFIKHFPGPHQKIWRNACSLKGFIREVVEEHRKTLDPENLRDFIDAYLVEMTKQEAKEESTFHEENMIISTSDLFLAGTDTTATTLRWGLIYIMDHPDVQERCHEEIVQVLGFDRSPCMDDRAQLPYTHATVQEILRCSNISPFGVVHETTQPTQLHGYHIPAGTQVLANSTAIMSDRNHCKHPDVFNPENFLDEKGQFCKNDFFLPFSMGPRVCLGESLARTELFIFFTSLIQRLKFSWPPGEPRPNMDGVLGMIRSPFPYNTICSSRETTH, encoded by the exons ATGGAGTCTGTGCTGAGATATCTGGACTGGACGTCTGTGGGCTTGGCCCTGCTGGGTGGTCTTCTCTCTCTGGTTCTGCTGGAGATTTtcaggttaaactcctccaggaGACGCTTCCCCCCCGGACCCAAACCTCTACCCTTTGTGGGAAACCTGATGCAGCTCTTTCAGAACCCAATGGACCTCGTCAGATCG ATGGAGACCTATGGTGAGATGTCCTGTCTATACCTGGGTGGAAGACCAATAATTGTGCTAAATAAGATGGAGATTGTGAAGGAGGCTTTCGTTCATAATGGATCTGTGTTTTCTGGAAGACCACATGTGCCAATAATGGACTGGATCACTGAAGGGTTGG GTATTGTGATGGCCCCTTATGGTAATGCTTGGAAACAGCAGCGCCGGTTTGCTCTGCACACTCTGCGTGATTTTGGTCTGGGGAAGAAAAGTGTGGAGGAGCGCGTGGCTGAGGAGGCACGATACCTTGTTGAAGAGATGCTAAAGCATGAAG GGAAGGCTTTTTTTCCTATCCATCCTATTATGAACTCAGTCTCCAACATCATCTGCTCCATCGTCTTTGGAGACCGCTTTGATTATGAAGACAAGCGCTTCGCTCATCTGCTGAAACTTATAAATGAGAACATTTGGCTTGCTGGATCAATGGTAGCACAG GTCTTCAACTTGGTTCCCTTCATAAAACACTTTCCGGGGCCTCACCAGAAGATCTGGAGAAATGCCTGTTCTTTGAAAGGCTTCATTCGTGAGGTTGTAGAGGAACACAGGAAGACTCTGGACCCAGAAAACCTGCGGGACTTCATTGATGCCTACCTGGTGGAGATGACCAAG CAAGAGGCAAAGGAAGAATCTACATTCCATGAAGAGAACATGATTATATCCACCTCTGACCTTTTTCTTGCCGGGACCGACACCACAGCTACCACTCTTAGATGGGGCCTCATTTACATAATGGACCACCCTGATGTGCAAG AGCGCTGTCACGAGGAGATAGTTCAGGTGCTGGGTTTTGATCGTTCTCCCTGCATGGACGATCGTGCACAGCTCCCCTACACTCACGCCACTGTTCAGGAAATTCTGCGCTGTTCCAACATCTCCCCTTTTGGTGTAGTCCATGAGACCACACAACCAACACAGCTGCATGGATACCACATCCCAGCG GGAACACAGGTTTTGGCTAATTCTACAGCCATCATGAGTGACAGAAACCACTGTAAGCACCCAGATGTGTTTAACCCGGAGAACTTCCTAGATGAGAAAGGACAGTTCTGTAAAAATGACTTCTTTCTGCCATTTTCTATGG GTCCGAGGGTGTGTCTGGGTGAGAGTCTGGCGAGGACAGAGCTCTTCATCTTCTTCACCTCTCTGATCCAGCGGCTGAAGTTCTCATGGCCTCCTGGAGAACCTCGTCCAAACATGGACGGCGTCTTGGGCATGATCCGCTCTCCGTTCCCCTATAATACAATCTGCAGCAGCAGGGAGACCACCCACTGA